A stretch of DNA from Parvularcula bermudensis HTCC2503:
CGGGTCGCCGCCGCCTATCCTGAGCGTATCTCCCGCCTGATCCTGATCGAACCGGTATTGCTCCATCCGCTGGCGCGGTGGATCTTTCGAACACCAGTCCGGTATCTCATCAAACCGCATCTTCCCCTGGTGAAAGCGACCCTAAGGCGTCGCGCCCATTGGCCGTCCCGCGAGGCGGTGATCGAGAAATTGCGCCCCCACCCCTTTTTCCGCGACTGGGAGGAGGCCGCATTCTTCGATTATCTAGAGGAGGGGCTGATGCCGGCGGCGGAGGGTGTCAGGCTGTCGTGCCCTCCAAAGTGGGAGGCCGCATTATTCGGGGCACAGGGACAACGCATACGATGGGCGATCAAGCGGGTCCTGAAGGCCAAGAGGCCTGTCACCCTGATCCACGCCACCAACGCATCGACCGTCAGCCGCGTCGAGCGGGAATGGCTCGCCGCCCAAGGGGCGGAAGTCGTCGCCATTGAGGGGGGACATCTCTTGCCGCAAGAACAGCCCCTGCCTACTCGCGAAGCGGTGCTTCGCTTGCTCTCACGGGGATGAAGGTCCAAGCGGCTTCGTTGACCTTGTCCCGGGGTCTGCTAGGGCGCCGCCAATTCATCTACTGCAAGGAACAGGATCTATGAGCCAGACCAATCCGTCCGCCGCTGCGAGTCTCGAAGGCTCCATGTTTCTTTTCCGCAGCCCGGCCCTGTTGAATATCGAGCATCACGAAAAGCTCGGGATTACACCGCCGAAACGCCCTTTCCAATTCGCGCAGTCGATCCGGGCGGTTCCCATTACCGTCTCCGAAGTCGCCCAGGCGTCCAAGCACTTTCCGATCATCTTTGCCGATACGGCCAATCCCCTGCCCTTGGCGGTTGTCGGGATCATCGATGACGAGAACCTTTTCGTTGACGAAAAAGGGACGTGGGAGGCCCCGGCGTACATTCCCGGTTACCTCCGACGCTATCCTTTCGCCCTCGCCGGCGAGCGGACGGGAAATGGCGAGGAGGGGAGCCGCATGGCGCTGATCGTCGACACCGCCTATGAGGGGATCAATGACAATCCGGCGACCCCCTTCTTCAAGGACGGAAAGCCTAGCGAAGCCACCCAGTTGGCGATGCAATATTGCCAGAGCTATGAGCAAGACCGGGCGATGACCATGCGGTTCGCTGCGGAGCTTGCCAATTATGAATTGCTGGCCGAACAGGTGGCGCAATTCACCCCCGAAGGGGCGACCGAGCCCAAGCCGTTTGCGAAATATAATGGCGTTGACGAGAAAAAATTCTCCGACCTCAGTGATGAAAAATTCCTGGGTCTGCGAAAATCCAACATTCTGCCGATCATCTATGCCCAGCTCATGTCTATGGGCAATTGGCGCGGCCTCATGGAGCGGCGGGCCCGGCGGCACAAGCTGACGGGGGCGGCGGTCTTGGAACCACGGGGGGCCTGACGCGTTATTACAGGGCAGAGGAGACAATTATGTCCAGTGA
This window harbors:
- a CDS encoding alpha/beta fold hydrolase, with amino-acid sequence MPSFKSDQIPLPNSGDVFHTWTSTGQRSRDLAFFHANGFNGATYRSFVAPLTDTFRVGLPSLRGHGFTTVGPTPSLSSWEIIGDDMRAWAKGWGLRDGAVMIGHSLGAYAALRVAAAYPERISRLILIEPVLLHPLARWIFRTPVRYLIKPHLPLVKATLRRRAHWPSREAVIEKLRPHPFFRDWEEAAFFDYLEEGLMPAAEGVRLSCPPKWEAALFGAQGQRIRWAIKRVLKAKRPVTLIHATNASTVSRVEREWLAAQGAEVVAIEGGHLLPQEQPLPTREAVLRLLSRG
- a CDS encoding SapC family protein → MSQTNPSAAASLEGSMFLFRSPALLNIEHHEKLGITPPKRPFQFAQSIRAVPITVSEVAQASKHFPIIFADTANPLPLAVVGIIDDENLFVDEKGTWEAPAYIPGYLRRYPFALAGERTGNGEEGSRMALIVDTAYEGINDNPATPFFKDGKPSEATQLAMQYCQSYEQDRAMTMRFAAELANYELLAEQVAQFTPEGATEPKPFAKYNGVDEKKFSDLSDEKFLGLRKSNILPIIYAQLMSMGNWRGLMERRARRHKLTGAAVLEPRGA